One segment of Pangasianodon hypophthalmus isolate fPanHyp1 chromosome 10, fPanHyp1.pri, whole genome shotgun sequence DNA contains the following:
- the tmem30aa gene encoding transmembrane protein 30Aa codes for MMASGYNAKEEDGHRSGSAAAGGPSAEKSKKPDNTAFKQQRLPAWQPVLTAGTVLPAFFIIGLLFIPIGIGLFVTSNTVKEIEIDYTGAEKSSPCFSCTQPFGLNHSCKCSVPFTLHESFEGNVFMYYGLSNFYQNHRRYVKSRDDRQLNGNIYALTNPSKECAPYNSNNNLPIAPCGAIANSLFNDTFELFYLQDNWNKTLIPLVKKGIAWWTDKFVKFRNPAGDNLTAAFQGTAPPINWHRPVYELDPTDPDNNGFINEDFIVWMRTAALPTFRKLYRIIQKNRDSLTPTLPRGNYTLEITYNYPVLSFDGRKRMVLSTITWMGGKNPFLGIAYITVGSICFVLGLVLLVIHYKYGNRNNNADIPN; via the exons ATGATGGCGTCCGGTTACAACGCGAAGGAAGAGGACGGCCACCGCTCAGGGTCCGCAGCTGCAGGTGGGCCGAGTGCTGAGAAGAGTAAGAAACCGGATAACACGGCTTTTAAACAGCAGCGCCTTCCAGCCTGGCAGCCCGTCCTTACAGCCGGTACCGTGCTGCCTGCTTTCTTCATCATCGGCCTCCTCTTCATCCCGATTGGCATCGGGCTCTTCGTCACATCCAACACTGTCAAAGAGATCGAG ATCGATTACACTGGTGCTGAAAAGAGCAGTCCATGTTTCAGCTGCACACAGCCCTTCGGATTGAACCACTCATGCAAATGCTCTGTCCCTTTCACGCTCCACGAGTCATTCGAG GGCAATGTGTTCATGTACTACGGACTATCCAACTTTTACCAAAATCACAGACGTTATGTCAAGTCAAGAGATGACAGGCAGCTAAATGGAAACATATACGCCTTAACT AATCCCAGCAAAGAGTGTGCACCATACAACTCAAATAACAACTTACCCATAGCGCCATGTGGTGCTATTGCCAACAGTCTTTTTAAtg ACACATTTGAGCTGTTTTACCTCCAAGACAATTGGAATAAAACTCTTATTCCTCTTGTGAAGAAGGGCATTGCTTGGTGGACTGACAAGTTTGTTAAATTCAGGAACCCTGCAGGAGATAACCTCACAGCAGCATTTCAAG GTACTGCTCCACCTATCAACTGGCACAGGCCTGTCTATGAGCTCGATCCCACTGACCCTGACAACAATGGTTTCATCAATGAGGACTTCATAGTGTGGATGAGAACAGCTGCTCTCCCCACCTTCAGGAAGTTGTACCGCATCATCCAGAAGAATAGGGACAGCCTGACTCCAACACTTCCTCGTGGGAACTACACACTGGAAATTACTTACA ACTACCCGGTACTTAGTTTTGACGGCCGCAAACGCATGGTCCTCAGCACCATCACCTGGATGGGTGGGAAGAACCCATTCCTGGGCATTGCTTACATCACTGTGGGTTCTATCTGCTTCGTCCTGGGTCTGGTGCTTCTGGTTATTCACTATAAATATGGCAACCGCAACAACAATGCTGACATCCCCAACTAG
- the LOC113538994 gene encoding cytochrome c oxidase subunit 7A2, mitochondrial isoform X2, with protein MFRHIRTLRQVAGRPFSNSACRQVENKIAAKQKMFQEDNGLPVHLKGGPKDALLFSATMALTVFGTGYVIYELFKAAMPKKSE; from the exons ATGTTTAGGCATATAAGG ACTCTGAGGCAGGTGGCTGGCCGACCCTTTTCTAACAGTGCTTGCAGGCAGGTTGAAAACAAAATTGCTGCCAAGCAGAAAATGTTTCAG GAGGACAATGGTTTGCCTGTTCACTTGAAGGGAGGTCCCAAGGATGCCCTTCTGTTCTCTGCAACAATGGCCCTCACAGTCTTTG GAACTGGATACGTCATATACGAGTTGTTTAAAGCAGCAATGCCCAAGAAGAGCGAATAA
- the LOC113538994 gene encoding cytochrome c oxidase subunit 7A2, mitochondrial isoform X1 → MIRVVSQTLRQVAGRPFSNSACRQVENKIAAKQKMFQEDNGLPVHLKGGPKDALLFSATMALTVFGTGYVIYELFKAAMPKKSE, encoded by the exons ATGATTCGTGTTGTTTCTCAGACTCTGAGGCAGGTGGCTGGCCGACCCTTTTCTAACAGTGCTTGCAGGCAGGTTGAAAACAAAATTGCTGCCAAGCAGAAAATGTTTCAG GAGGACAATGGTTTGCCTGTTCACTTGAAGGGAGGTCCCAAGGATGCCCTTCTGTTCTCTGCAACAATGGCCCTCACAGTCTTTG GAACTGGATACGTCATATACGAGTTGTTTAAAGCAGCAATGCCCAAGAAGAGCGAATAA